In Necator americanus strain Aroian chromosome IV, whole genome shotgun sequence, the following proteins share a genomic window:
- a CDS encoding hypothetical protein (NECATOR_CHRIV.G15289.T1) yields the protein MRDRPVISIENYTIYCGDADENKVGGCAIAVRNDYKNLVEEFGSTSSRCAFLRLRDRRGRKLWIVNAHAPTETAEDNSKDDFYDELNALMSKIPSQQVVIVGIDANAKMGLEQQSDVLGNGTMQRSARRTAVTVWSTCANRRASSSLPRLRGIINSISSRGRG from the coding sequence atgagggatcggcccgtcatcagcatcgaaaattacaccatatactgcggcgatgctgatgagaacaaagtaggtggctgcgcgatagctgtgaggaacgattacaagaacctggtggaggaatttggctcaacgtcgtctagatgcgcctttctacgactgcgggatcgcagaggacgtaaactctggatcgtaaatgctcacgcacctacggaaaccgctgaggacaacagtaaggacgacttctatgatgaactcaatgcgttgatgtctaaaataccaagccagcaggtggtcattgtcgggaTCGACGctaatgcgaagatgggactcgaacagcaatccgatgtgctaggaaatggtactatgcagcggagcgcacgtcggacagcggtgaccgtctggtcgacttgtgcgaacagacgggcctcatcatcgcttccacgtttaagaggaatcatcaactccatcagctcacgtggcaggggttaa
- a CDS encoding hypothetical protein (NECATOR_CHRIV.G15290.T2) encodes MRTLKLQLDYVLTRNIPQSDMRKSRAVWDVAFDFDHRPVLLSFKIQFHKRNRRVPLQPKIDMAGLKDDECRRKFRQRVSSHVGVRTRKKLSDADSFTKCIQDAARETLPVLLPRKKFAFASAETKSTYNSVCVARSTGDFNQEKRLRRKLRRPLQQDRDNEWSDGV; translated from the coding sequence atgaggactcttaagcttcagctcgactacgttctgacgaggaacattcctcagtcagatatgcgaaaatctagagctgtttgggacgtcgcgttcgactttgatcaccgtccagttcttctcagcttcaagatacagttccacaagagaaaccgaagagttcctcttcaaccgaaaatcgacatggcaggtctgaaagacgatgaatgcagaagaaaattccgccaacgtgtgtcttctcatgttggagtacggaccaggaagaagcttagcgatgcggattccttcacaaagtgcatccaggacgctgcaagggaaacgctcccggttctattgccgcggaagaagtttgcctttgcatctgcggaaacaaaatccacatacaattctgtatgtgtcgcgcgcagtaCTGGTGACTTTAACCAGGAAAAACgccttagaaggaagctgcgtcgtccactgcaacaagaccgcgataacgagtggagcgatggagtttga
- a CDS encoding hypothetical protein (NECATOR_CHRIV.G15290.T1), translating into MRKSRAVWDVAFDFDHRPVLLSFKIQFHKRNRRVPLQPKIDMAGLKDDECRRKFRQRVSSHVGVRTRKKLSDADSFTKCIQDAARETLPVLLPRKKFAFASAETKSTYNSVCVARSTGDFNQEKRLRRKLRRPLQQDRDNEWSDGV; encoded by the coding sequence atgcgaaaatctagagctgtttgggacgtcgcgttcgactttgatcaccgtccagttcttctcagcttcaagatacagttccacaagagaaaccgaagagttcctcttcaaccgaaaatcgacatggcaggtctgaaagacgatgaatgcagaagaaaattccgccaacgtgtgtcttctcatgttggagtacggaccaggaagaagcttagcgatgcggattccttcacaaagtgcatccaggacgctgcaagggaaacgctcccggttctattgccgcggaagaagtttgcctttgcatctgcggaaacaaaatccacatacaattctgtatgtgtcgcgcgcagtaCTGGTGACTTTAACCAGGAAAAACgccttagaaggaagctgcgtcgtccactgcaacaagaccgcgataacgagtggagcgatggagtttga